The genomic interval CAACACaagggagacgcgaaacacttgcatgcacgccaTTTGGTTCCCGTGAaatcttctcgcctcttcttcgtccttctctcgcgctttcttctctcctctttcttgtcttttcacATCCAACGAACTTCCGCCACATTCTGTGCCGGGGAAGAGGAACTGGAAATCTCCTCAGGTTCTCGTGCTTGTGCGTGCACACCGCGCCGAGACACCCAACTGGCGAACTCCTCAGAGGTgcagttcctttcttccatttttcacctcgttctctcctctttttcttctttcgtttccttcttctttgtcttgctCTTGTCTGCGGCGCCTTGTTTTTCGCCTGGTcacttcctctcgcctctcgtccCCGTCGGCTTCCGATGCTACCACCGACGCTTCGCTTTTAGCATCGTCGACCTACAGGGCTTCTCTCCCATGTTCCTCCTCCTGCCGCGTGACTCTTCCCCTTCCCGTTGTCGgtttttcgtcgcttcttccttccccttctttttctccttttaAGTTTTTTCGTGCtcccttccctgtctctttctccctttccaccTCCCTGCttgcttcccttctcgttctttctctccatctcgtTCGCCTCTTTTTCATTGTCCTCGTGTTTCCACTTGCTGTGCCTCTGAGAGAAAAACCTTACGCGCGCGAGAAGGCCGCCACATCCTTCCGGGAGAACTGGGTGCTAACTAAGATTCAGACCTTGTCTGACGCGACGAGCAGCGAGGGCAGGACTCTTCATAGACTCCCGCCTTTCCGTTCTCGTCaccgctttctctccaccctttcgtttcttcactgtctgcctcttctcttcttctctccgactTCTTGAGCTTCGTCTTTCCGTCCTGCTTCCCCTGCCTCGCCAGCAGTTTCTGCTTGCGCAGGCAAAGAGCTCCAGAGGGTCGTTCCACTGTcgccctccccccccccccacgCCACCATGGTCTCTCCGGCTGACGGCGCGACGCCTTTCAGGCCTCTGCCTTTCGGTGGCGCCTCGTCGGTTGACTCTACTGGCCCGGCTCGCTCGGCGCCAGATCaccagcctctctctctgtctccttgctgGCTGCTGTCGTCTcgcgtcttttctcgttGGAGCCCCGGTCGTCTTTTcatgcttctctctctgctctgcttcCTGCATGCGTGGCAGTCTCGGCCTCGCGAAGACAGCCTCGACCTCCGGCTGGACAAGGAGACGCTGGAGGCTCCCCTTCTCCGCGCCCATGCTGCCGTCCTGCCGATCCCGTCGGCTCCGCCTCTGCGCGCAAGCCCCCAGGGTCCGACGCCGGTCGTCTGCGGCAGCGTCCAgaagcgtctcctcgtcctccacGACGATCCGAACGTGAAGGAGAACTTCAAGAGCCTTCTGCAGCGTCTGAAAGGTGGGTCGGTGGCCTCTGCTTGCGACTCGCGTTCCACCGTGGATTTGAAGAAGTATTTGAGACTTCATCAAACCTTCCGTGACAacgctcttccttttcttaCTCGAGAGTCGTACTCGAGAGCCTTCCCGCTCGACCCCAACTGTCGCCTGTTCGCGTCCCTGCGCCTCGGACCTCGTACCCGCTTCGTCGTAGCCTTCCGCGGCTTTCGATGAGACGCTCTCGACGGCTGTCGCCGTGGTATGGCGCAGAAGCCGAGTTTTCCTCCGTTTCacttttctgtgttctccGTTGACGCCGTTGCGAGCCCGTTGGGTCCCCCTCTGCTGCGGTACACTGTGGAAATACTTTCAACAGACCTACAGAGTtcccctgcatgcgttcgccGCTGCGCGCGGGTGCCTCGCAGATCAAAACTTCGACATATCGACGGTCAGCTTCCCGCTGTCGAGTGGGCGGAaggcgtcgcttctcttcagccACCACGGCGAGCATCTGTTCACTCACGTTCTTCTCTTGGCGACGAACCACCGCAGTACGGTTGAGAAGGGAACGCCTGCAAAGATCCAAGTGGGACGCAGCGGAAGCCAGTTGCTGCAAAAGACTGCACACGCGcactgtctgtctctcgatcGCGATCggtttttgtgtctctctgtctggaCACTGCATTGCCCGTAAAGCTCAAACTACCCGAACTGTGTAAATATCATTGTGTTTTATGGTTCTATCGCAAACCACTGCGATGACGAAGTTATCGTTTTGGGCTCGTGAGTATCTCCCCGGCTGCTGCGCCTCGATGTGCAtgtcctgcctctctgtAAGGACGGAGCTCGAAAGCTGGACTCCATTCACTTGCCTCCACGACTGTGCAGCTGAAGGTGCCGCAGCCGAGTGATCGAGCGACCGCTGGATGGTCTCGTTTCGTTCGCTGTTTGTCTGGTTACCGCCGTCACGGCCTCTCTCCCGAGCGATGATCGACGCCCTCAGCACATATTTTGAGACATAAAACGCCGTtctgttcgtctcctctcaggCCTCAGTCGAGAGCTCGCTGCGGCCCTCACGACCTTCTTCACCGCTGTCGATCCCGACTTCGAAGAAGCGCAGGCGGCCCGGGCCTACGCAGCtgcctcagcttcttctgctggcGCCGACGCGTGCCCCCAGGCGCTGAAGGCTCGCAATTTGTTCTTGGTGGTGTCTCCGACGGCCCACACGACGGTCCACGCATTTGTAGAGACCCTTATGGGCGTTCGGGAGGCGCGAGGTACGGAAGGTTCGAACGGCCGGCCGGGGCTCGTGGCGGACTTCTTCAACGCCTACTCCCCGTTGCAGGGGActttggagaagaaggacgcggcCGGACAGAGCGatgaaaacggagacgcgagtcTCTTTGTCGCCATGAACTTGCTCGCCGACCAACCTCACGTTGTCGAGCCCCTCGAAGCAGGTAGGCCAcagttcgtttcctctccgtgCAATgctgttttctgcgtttctatCCTCACCGGGGTGAAGCAGATGGTGGAGGGAAATGTAAAGAGAGTGCCCTCAAGTTCTGCGTCCTGGCGTTTATAGAGTTTCGGCCCTGGTGCTCGCTTCCCTTGTGCACCCTTTCGTGTAACCTTGGTGACCGCAGACATGCAGTGTGATGCCGTCAGGTAAGTGCGACAGACAACAGTCTTTTAACATCCACCATTGATGCGTGTGAGGCTAAAAGGCTCCTGAAATCGCGGTATGTGGGCTCGCAGTGGTTTAAAACCGTCGTCGCGTTTCCTGAGAGAATCTGTTTCCTTTAGATGagattcttctctttcgtggAGGCGCTCACTACCTACCGGCGCCGTCTGGGAGGTCCCGCAAGAAATCCAGCGAACGAGAGATCCATGAACTCGAGCAACGTTTCTCCGTGCTTCGAGCTCCAGAGACTGCCTTTGTCCTCCCTGCCTCCGGCGAGACACCGGCTTCCCTggggaagggagacagaaaatccggaggcgaagacgagtcCCTTCTCTTGGGGGCTGAACTTTCGCTCGGCTCTgctctgcagacgcagagcggCGGCCGCGCCACTCTCCTTAGCAGCGGCGAGTTCTGCTCCGATAAATTTTCACGACTCGGAAGTGAAAAAAACATCGAGGACGGGAAGgtaagaaaggaaaagaataAGCAAATCATGTCCTGCACACCCGCCACAGAGAAACtgatatgtatatatatatatatatatatatatatgtgtatatgttgATATATGGGTGGAGTTGTGCAGATAGGAAGGAACATGGAAGGTTTCTTGTTAGATATGACGCGTGAACTTTGTCGTTTTCTCAGAAGAAAATCGCGAATCTGCGTGTGTGCGaagagcttcttctctggacTTTCAACCGTCGCGGCGTTCTTCGGTGGTCGAATTTGAAGCATTTCAAGGTGAGACGTcgagcgagaaaagcaacCGCCTTCTCGGCTCTTCTTCAGTCCTCTCTAAAGCCCCGGACGACCcctgttctgtcttctttgtctccggaCTGTGTCTTGGCTAGTGGCACCTTGCGTCGCTTTGAACTCTGAGATCCCCCCGGCCTTCCGTCCTTGTCTGCCGCTCTCTCACACATTGGCGCTCATCGTTCTTTATCCTGTTCTTTGTATCCGTCGCACAAGGGGCACACGGCTCACGTTTCACTCctggcgcgtctctctctagcgagaaagaagaaaaacaaagaagaatGTAAAGAAGCCATGCGTCTGCAGAACGCCACGAGAGCGGCTCTCAGCCGTGCTGCTGTCTTCGTCATCTTTGTGGGGACTACTCTAGAGGCTTCCCAGTTCCCTTGTGCTTTTCTTTACAATCCTGTTGAGCGCACTAAGTATAGTAGTATCCAGCGGAGGTTTGAAGAACCAACATTCCTCCCCCAGGTTGCTGCTTCGCCCAGACGTGATTGTGCCCTCTCGGCTCGAGACTGTTCTCGTTTGCAGCCTGGGGAAACGGTTTCGCCTCACATGTACAGAATGAAGGATGACATCGTCTTCAGTGTCGACCTTCATCAGCTCGAAAACGGTGAGCGGCGCTGGCGCCTCTCGTCCTTTCCAGGCTCGCCTGTCAGGACCTTTACGCAGGCCTCGAAGTCCATACGCGTCTTATATTCGGGCTTCTCCCTGGCCCCTGCTCAAGCGTGTGTCTTCACCTCCTCTGCTAGAGCCATGCACAAGAAGTCATCCATTTGCTGACGACTCTAGAGCAGGCTACCTCACCGTTTGTGTGAATTTATCCTTATTAGGCAACACACAAGTATGTAGTTTCCCCTCGAGATAAAAACCTATGCAATTCTGTGCACCGCGTGGTTTTCTGTGCCGGCACCGCTTGCTGTTGCAGTGTCCGTCAGCAGTCTGCCAGCGTTACGCTTCTTCACTTTTGTAATGGGGTCAGCGCATGAAACGCCGGGGATTCTGTTCGGACGTTGCTGAGTGTGTGCTCGGAGTTCGGttgggtgcatgcaggcttATGGCATCCATTCTATGCCACCGACGTTCAAGTCGAGTTTGTGA from Toxoplasma gondii ME49 chromosome VIIa, whole genome shotgun sequence carries:
- a CDS encoding dolichyl-diphosphooligosaccharide--protein glycosyltransferase (encoded by transcript TGME49_203970~Predicted trans-membrane domain (TMHMM2.0):621-644), with product MAQSSGTIDISACAHCLSGRQHKGDAKHLHARHLVPVKSSRLFFVLLSRFLLSSFLSFHIQRTSATFCAGEEELEISSGSRACACTPRRDTQLANSSESRPREDSLDLRLDKETLEAPLLRAHAAVLPIPSAPPLRASPQGPTPVVCGSVQKRLLVLHDDPNVKENFKSLLQRLKDQNFDISTVSFPLSSGRKASLLFSHHGEHLFTHVLLLATNHRSLSRELAAALTTFFTAVDPDFEEAQAARAYAAASASSAGADACPQALKARNLFLVVSPTAHTTVHAFVETLMGVREARGTEGSNGRPGLVADFFNAYSPLQGTLEKKDAAGQSDENGDASLFVAMNLLADQPHVVEPLEADEILLFRGGAHYLPAPSGRSRKKSSEREIHELEQRFSVLRAPETAFVLPASGETPASLGKGDRKSGGEDESLLLGAELSLGSALQTQSGGRATLLSSGEFCSDKFSRLGSEKNIEDGKKKIANLRVCEELLLWTFNRRGVLRWSNLKHFKPGETVSPHMYRMKDDIVFSVDLHQLENGLWHPFYATDVQVEFVMLEPFLRFFLEPPASRQSPTFSRVFQAPDRYGVFKFVLHYNRIGFSPLHVESLAPVRNFKHNDFPRFLPCALPYYGCSLLTLIGLIVFAVLFLLHRDKRFFSPPAAPSSETPGENIQRTQLKKKEETKVA